A region from the Tigriopus californicus strain San Diego chromosome 9, Tcal_SD_v2.1, whole genome shotgun sequence genome encodes:
- the LOC131887006 gene encoding RUN and FYVE domain-containing protein 2-like isoform X1: MSIMGSSRLIDGPNMWIEPGRTWNTLSSGPSERDPVIIERSNLVNILKLVIKEVIDSSLKFGRQLDSDHIPLQHFFIVLEHALKHGLRPKKGLLGPKKELWDLLQLVEKRHSEAVDITASVRDLPTVKTNLGRARAWLRLALMQKKMADYFRILVEQRDDILSEYYEPRALLRSEEATLIVGLLVSLNVVDCNLCVKEEDLDSQQGVIDFSLYLRHKKDMARENEGQFVDESSNQMTAVLDQKNYIEELNRHLTATVTNLETKVESLTTTNALMREDLAIHKALLAKALEDNKRLSLQVSPISNSNQNDSSLPVQLENSPVPAKENHSDLKNQLQNVTQKKENAEQELKLQISMKAEMEMAMKLLERDVHEKQDTIIGLRDQLEEIKDINLDMYTKLQECEKSLGMKSILISKLEGKCSSVSDILEKADTKLSRLEAENARMRMDRTNFESQSAQQRQEMLQLKADLEIEREWRKRLEISNRRDRATLQDLTRENEILKQVEKGYNSVKTENDNLSARVKESEKALAELGDHLSRSKLEADKLRERIVPLGQWQSDKDVEQCQNCDKTFNLSRRKHHCRSCGRIFCVACSDNKLALPSSSQPVRVCDICYWEIMQHGTI; the protein is encoded by the exons ATGTCCATCATGGGTAGTTCGAGGCTGATAGATGGACCCAACATGTGGATTGAGCCTGGGCGAACTTGGAACACCTTGAGTTCCGGTCCTTCAG AGCGAGATCCCGTTATCATCGAGCGAAGTAACCTGGTGAATATTCTCAAATTGGTCATCAAGGAGGTCATTGATTCCAGTCTCAAGTTCGGGCGACAACTCGATTCGGATCACATTCCGCTCCAGCatttcttcattgttttggaacatgcCCTCAAACATGGATTAAGACCCAAGAAA GGTTTACTGGGGCCGAAAAAGGAGCTCTGGGACTTGTTGCAATTGGTGGAAAAACGTCATTCCGAAGCGGTGGATATCACAGCCAGTGTTCGGGATCTTCCGACTGTCAA AACCAATCTCGGTCGTGCTCGAGCCTGGCTTCGTTTAGCGTtaatgcagaaaaaaatggccgACTACTTCAGAATCCTGGTGGAACAAAGAGACGACATTCTCTCCGAATATTACGAACCTCGTGCTTTACTCCGATCAGAAGAGGCCACACTCATCGTCGGTCTCTTAGTCAGTTTGAATGTGGTTGATTGTAACCTTTGTGTCAAG GAAGAAGATCTCGATTCCCAACAAGGGGTCATTGACTTCTCCTTGTATTTGAGGCACAAAAAAGATATGGCTCGGGAAAATGAAGGTCAATTTGTCGACGAGTCCTCAAACCAAATGACGGCTGTGTTAGATCAAAAGAACTACATTGAAGAACTCAATCGGCATCTTAC AGCTACCGTTACGAACTTGGAAACCAAGGTAGAAAGTCTGACCACTACCAATGCCCTAATGCGAGAAGATTTAGCCATTCACAAGGCTTTATTAGCCAAGGCTCTCGAGGATAATAAACGCCTGAGTCTTCAGGTTTCACCCATATCcaactcaaatcaaaatgattcttCGCTCCCTGTCCAATTAGAG AACAGCCCAGTACCAGCCAAAGAAAACCACTCAGACTTGAAAAATCAACTCCAGAATGTGACCCAGAAAAAGGAGAATGCCGAGCAAGAGCTCAAGCTACAG ATAAGCATGAAGGCggaaatggaaatggccaTGAAACTATTAGAGCGTGACGTACACGAGAAGCAAGATACGATAATCGGACTACGAGATCAGTTAGAGGAAATCAAGGACATCAATTTGGACATGTACACGAAACTCCAG gAATGTGAAAAGTCCCTTGGGATGAAATCGATTTTGATCTCCAAATTGGAGGGAAAATGCTCCTCTGTGTCAGATATACTTGAAAAGGCAGATACTAA GCTGTCGAGGTTGGAGGCTGAGAACGCCCGTATGAGAATGGATCGAACAAATTTCGAGAGCCAATCTGCCCAACAACGTCAAGAGAtgcttcaattaaaggcagatCTTGAGATTGAGAGGGAATGGAGAAAACGATTGGAGATCTCCAATCGACGAGATCGAGCTACTCTCCAAGATCTCACTCGGGAGAATGAAATCTTGAAACAAGTTGAAAAA GGCTACAACTCGGTGAAGACGGAAAATGACAATTTATCTGCTCGTGTCAAGGAGTCGGAGAAAGCCTTGGCTGAACTTGGAGATCACCTCTCTCGAAGCAAATTAGAAGCCGACAAACTCCGGGAACGAATCGTTCCATTGGGACAATGGCAAAGCGACAAGGACGTAGAGCAATGTCAAAACTGTGATAAGACATTCAATTTGTCAAGGAGAAAG cATCATTGTCGAAGTTGTGGACGTATCTTCTGCGTGGCTTGCAGCGATAATAAGCTAGCGCTGCCTTCATCGTCCCAACCCGTTCGAGTTTGCGATATTTGTTATTGGGAGATTATGCAACACGGAACAATATAG
- the LOC131887007 gene encoding uncharacterized protein LOC131887007: MGDIAMKMLEPFHRTIFNDCPGGICKYIHEHSEVFLIFLTIDGLFFLLSLFPPCFTWSNKRPNGKKRLFFSFLAWFTFYFWLAFLALNSVYCFGFVAHKGPCRFETPENDTSSSFSILNWVSNLEPREDGPDASVEFSPPPSSEGGTAGGRGGGTGGTGAGSGLPQETRMEQNKDDYPYQDNNDYDDDNNNNNNNNNNNNEEDIVHEMLPTPAPLLWTTSNVSCATPISEHEADLRNMTIINVLIIIVLLIVLIANAKEVFNAKALDYNETICKKEEVQKFLSTLVAKPPEVGHYVSCFHPAKTTDQKSSLATRKVITFSAIENFDYQSWRDFSDLRLIEPSLQYPIIEIEIVLNFFPGDHFTAEKYKGFVVQLTKEHSGKDSKINIDDYFHIEDQREWTFFIGNSEFISPWWERGCARVFFSCFLLIGWIFRMGYHGKIAKHRVELKKAVYCENSSQDEGVSLSATPGSSSNETQPAASASTAQCAQGNVTSATSVTDAGRSSSPPATVTATQQTEDIDPQPQHAQKATSPLDGDLRHHEQRVNAVISDPPPYSTGRAHHHHHQTSSSQHSQYHSHSQQHSLDHPAHQQQYRLSELTTGTPPLRSVPLTSPRTHMRETTKDIVTAVTHQDINGVSAVNTVALKDIDVQMNSFSGYETYV; the protein is encoded by the exons ATGGGAGACATTGCCATGAAAATGTTGGAGCCATTTCATCGGACCATCTTCAACGACTGCCCGGGAGGCATTTGTAAATACATACACGAACACAGTGAGGTCTTTCTCATCTTCCTCACCATCGATGGGCTCTTCTTTCTACTCTCGTTATTCCCGCCCTGTTTCACGTGGAGTAATAAACGCCCAAATGGAAAGAAACGacttttcttctccttcctgGCCTGGTTCACCTTCTACTTTTGGTTGGCCTTTTTGGCACTCAATTCGGTCTACTGTTTCGGTTTTGTGGCCCACAAAGGTCCGTGTCGATTTGAAACCCCTGAAAATGACACCTCGTCTTCGTTCTCCATCTTAAACTGGGTATCCAACCTCGAACCACGTGAAGATGGTCCAGATGCTTCAGTCGAATTCTCCCCACCCCCGTCATCCGAAGGTGGAACAGCAGgcggaagaggaggaggaacaggaGGAACAGGAGCGGGATCAGGGTTGCCGCAAGAAACCCGCATGGAACAAAATAAAGACGATTATCCTTACCAGGATAATAACGATtatgacgacgacaacaacaacaacaacaacaacaacaacaacaacaatgaagaAGATATTGTTCATGAGATGCTTCCAACCCCCGCCCCATTGTTATGGACAACAAGCAATGTGTCATGTGCCACACCTATTTCTGAACATGAAGCAGATCTGCGGAACATGACGATCATTAATGTCCTCATTATCATCGTGCTTCTCATCGTTCTAATTGCAAATGCAAAAGAAG TGTTCAACGCCAAAGCTCTGGATTATAATGAAACAATTTGCAAGAAAGAAGAGGTTCAAAAATTCTTATCGACGCTTGTGGCAAAACCCCCTGAAGTGGGACATTACGTGAGCTGCTTTCACCCTGCGAAAACCACCGACCAAAAATCCAGTTTAGCCACAAGAAAGGTCATCACGTTTAGTGCCATTGAAAATTTCGACTACCAATCTTGGCGAGATTTTTCCGACCTCCGCTTGATCGAGCCCTCACTTCAATACCCAATCATCGAAATCGAAATTGTTCTGAATTTCTTCCCCGGGGATCACTTCACCGCCGAAAAATACAAGGGCTTCGTGGTGCAACTCACCAAGGAGCACTCCGGCAAGGATAGTAAGATCAATATCGATGACTACTTCCACATTGAAGATCAACGCGAATGGACCTTCTTCATTGGGAACTCCGAGTTCATATCACCTTGGTGGGAACGGGGCTGTGCTCGCGTGTTCTTCTCCTGTTTCCTTCTCATTGGATGGATCTTCCGCATGGGCTACCACGGGAAAATCGCCAAGCACCGCGTGGAACTGAAGAAGGCCGTGTACTGTGAAAACTCGTCGCAAGACGAGGGCGTGTCCCTCTCCGCCACACCTGGCAGCAGCTCCAACGAGACTCAACCGGCGGCTAGCGCCTCCACTGCCCAATGCGCCCAAGGGAATGTGACGAGTGCCACGTCGGTGACGGATGCAGGCCGAAGTAGTTCCCCGCCGGCCACCGTGACGGCCACCCAGCAAACCGAAGACATTGATCCGCAGCCTCAACATGCTCAAAAAGCCACCAGTCCCTTGGACGGTGACCTCCGACATCACGAACAACGCGTGAATGCTGTGATCTCGGATCCTCCGCCTTACTCAACGGGCCGAgcacatcatcatcaccatcagaCCTCTTCATCTCAGCACTCGCAATATCATTCTCACTCACAACAGCATTCCCTTGACCACCCAGCACATCAGCAACAATACCGCTTATCGGAGCTGACAACTGGGACGCCTCCGTTGAGGTCGGTCCCTCTGACCTCTCCGCGCACTCACATGCGTGAAACAACCAAAGACATTGTCACTGCAGTTACGCATCAAGACATCAACGGTGTGTCAGCAGTGAACACGGTGGCTCTGAAGGACATTGACGTGCAAATGAATTCATTCTCGGGCTACGAAACCTATGTCTAA
- the LOC131887006 gene encoding RUN and FYVE domain-containing protein 2-like isoform X2 — MLEKEHGVLEAETQASQNTRDTLYLCNFRVSVDGEWLCLKELADLPPPAEDGAAESVPGPRPDLEQLIHYPDYPFGRRERDPVIIERSNLVNILKLVIKEVIDSSLKFGRQLDSDHIPLQHFFIVLEHALKHGLRPKKGLLGPKKELWDLLQLVEKRHSEAVDITASVRDLPTVKTNLGRARAWLRLALMQKKMADYFRILVEQRDDILSEYYEPRALLRSEEATLIVGLLVSLNVVDCNLCVKEEDLDSQQGVIDFSLYLRHKKDMARENEGQFVDESSNQMTAVLDQKNYIEELNRHLTATVTNLETKVESLTTTNALMREDLAIHKALLAKALEDNKRLSLQVSPISNSNQNDSSLPVQLENSPVPAKENHSDLKNQLQNVTQKKENAEQELKLQISMKAEMEMAMKLLERDVHEKQDTIIGLRDQLEEIKDINLDMYTKLQECEKSLGMKSILISKLEGKCSSVSDILEKADTKLSRLEAENARMRMDRTNFESQSAQQRQEMLQLKADLEIEREWRKRLEISNRRDRATLQDLTRENEILKQVEKGYNSVKTENDNLSARVKESEKALAELGDHLSRSKLEADKLRERIVPLGQWQSDKDVEQCQNCDKTFNLSRRKHHCRSCGRIFCVACSDNKLALPSSSQPVRVCDICYWEIMQHGTI, encoded by the exons ATGTTGGAGAAGGAGCATGGCGTGTTGGAAGCGGAGACCCAGGCTTCTCAGAATACCCGCGATACGCTGTATTTGTGCAATTTCCGGGTATCGGTGGACGGGGAGTGGCTGTGTTTAAAGGAGTTGGCAGATCTTCCCCCACCTGCCGAGGATGGGGCCGCCGAATCTGTCCCGGGACCTCGGCCTGACCTCGAGCAACTTATTCATTATCCCGATTACCCATTCGGACGCCGGG AGCGAGATCCCGTTATCATCGAGCGAAGTAACCTGGTGAATATTCTCAAATTGGTCATCAAGGAGGTCATTGATTCCAGTCTCAAGTTCGGGCGACAACTCGATTCGGATCACATTCCGCTCCAGCatttcttcattgttttggaacatgcCCTCAAACATGGATTAAGACCCAAGAAA GGTTTACTGGGGCCGAAAAAGGAGCTCTGGGACTTGTTGCAATTGGTGGAAAAACGTCATTCCGAAGCGGTGGATATCACAGCCAGTGTTCGGGATCTTCCGACTGTCAA AACCAATCTCGGTCGTGCTCGAGCCTGGCTTCGTTTAGCGTtaatgcagaaaaaaatggccgACTACTTCAGAATCCTGGTGGAACAAAGAGACGACATTCTCTCCGAATATTACGAACCTCGTGCTTTACTCCGATCAGAAGAGGCCACACTCATCGTCGGTCTCTTAGTCAGTTTGAATGTGGTTGATTGTAACCTTTGTGTCAAG GAAGAAGATCTCGATTCCCAACAAGGGGTCATTGACTTCTCCTTGTATTTGAGGCACAAAAAAGATATGGCTCGGGAAAATGAAGGTCAATTTGTCGACGAGTCCTCAAACCAAATGACGGCTGTGTTAGATCAAAAGAACTACATTGAAGAACTCAATCGGCATCTTAC AGCTACCGTTACGAACTTGGAAACCAAGGTAGAAAGTCTGACCACTACCAATGCCCTAATGCGAGAAGATTTAGCCATTCACAAGGCTTTATTAGCCAAGGCTCTCGAGGATAATAAACGCCTGAGTCTTCAGGTTTCACCCATATCcaactcaaatcaaaatgattcttCGCTCCCTGTCCAATTAGAG AACAGCCCAGTACCAGCCAAAGAAAACCACTCAGACTTGAAAAATCAACTCCAGAATGTGACCCAGAAAAAGGAGAATGCCGAGCAAGAGCTCAAGCTACAG ATAAGCATGAAGGCggaaatggaaatggccaTGAAACTATTAGAGCGTGACGTACACGAGAAGCAAGATACGATAATCGGACTACGAGATCAGTTAGAGGAAATCAAGGACATCAATTTGGACATGTACACGAAACTCCAG gAATGTGAAAAGTCCCTTGGGATGAAATCGATTTTGATCTCCAAATTGGAGGGAAAATGCTCCTCTGTGTCAGATATACTTGAAAAGGCAGATACTAA GCTGTCGAGGTTGGAGGCTGAGAACGCCCGTATGAGAATGGATCGAACAAATTTCGAGAGCCAATCTGCCCAACAACGTCAAGAGAtgcttcaattaaaggcagatCTTGAGATTGAGAGGGAATGGAGAAAACGATTGGAGATCTCCAATCGACGAGATCGAGCTACTCTCCAAGATCTCACTCGGGAGAATGAAATCTTGAAACAAGTTGAAAAA GGCTACAACTCGGTGAAGACGGAAAATGACAATTTATCTGCTCGTGTCAAGGAGTCGGAGAAAGCCTTGGCTGAACTTGGAGATCACCTCTCTCGAAGCAAATTAGAAGCCGACAAACTCCGGGAACGAATCGTTCCATTGGGACAATGGCAAAGCGACAAGGACGTAGAGCAATGTCAAAACTGTGATAAGACATTCAATTTGTCAAGGAGAAAG cATCATTGTCGAAGTTGTGGACGTATCTTCTGCGTGGCTTGCAGCGATAATAAGCTAGCGCTGCCTTCATCGTCCCAACCCGTTCGAGTTTGCGATATTTGTTATTGGGAGATTATGCAACACGGAACAATATAG
- the LOC131887006 gene encoding RUN and FYVE domain-containing protein 2-like isoform X3 gives MSIMGSSRLIDGPNMWIEPGRTWNTLSSGPSERDPVIIERSNLVNILKLVIKEVIDSSLKFGRQLDSDHIPLQHFFIVLEHALKHGLRPKKGLLGPKKELWDLLQLVEKRHSEAVDITASVRDLPTVKTNLGRARAWLRLALMQKKMADYFRILVEQRDDILSEYYEPRALLRSEEATLIVGLLVSLNVVDCNLCVKEEDLDSQQGVIDFSLYLRHKKDMARENEGQFVDESSNQMTAVLDQKNYIEELNRHLTATVTNLETKVESLTTTNALMREDLAIHKALLAKALEDNKRLSLQVSPISNSNQNDSSLPVQLENSPVPAKENHSDLKNQLQNVTQKKENAEQELKLQISMKAEMEMAMKLLERDVHEKQDTIIGLRDQLEEIKDINLDMYTKLQECEKSLGMKSILISKLEGKCSSVSDILEKADTKLSRLEAENARMRMDRTNFESQSAQQRQEMLQLKADLEIEREWRKRLEISNRRDRATLQDLTRENEILKQVEKHHCRSCGRIFCVACSDNKLALPSSSQPVRVCDICYWEIMQHGTI, from the exons ATGTCCATCATGGGTAGTTCGAGGCTGATAGATGGACCCAACATGTGGATTGAGCCTGGGCGAACTTGGAACACCTTGAGTTCCGGTCCTTCAG AGCGAGATCCCGTTATCATCGAGCGAAGTAACCTGGTGAATATTCTCAAATTGGTCATCAAGGAGGTCATTGATTCCAGTCTCAAGTTCGGGCGACAACTCGATTCGGATCACATTCCGCTCCAGCatttcttcattgttttggaacatgcCCTCAAACATGGATTAAGACCCAAGAAA GGTTTACTGGGGCCGAAAAAGGAGCTCTGGGACTTGTTGCAATTGGTGGAAAAACGTCATTCCGAAGCGGTGGATATCACAGCCAGTGTTCGGGATCTTCCGACTGTCAA AACCAATCTCGGTCGTGCTCGAGCCTGGCTTCGTTTAGCGTtaatgcagaaaaaaatggccgACTACTTCAGAATCCTGGTGGAACAAAGAGACGACATTCTCTCCGAATATTACGAACCTCGTGCTTTACTCCGATCAGAAGAGGCCACACTCATCGTCGGTCTCTTAGTCAGTTTGAATGTGGTTGATTGTAACCTTTGTGTCAAG GAAGAAGATCTCGATTCCCAACAAGGGGTCATTGACTTCTCCTTGTATTTGAGGCACAAAAAAGATATGGCTCGGGAAAATGAAGGTCAATTTGTCGACGAGTCCTCAAACCAAATGACGGCTGTGTTAGATCAAAAGAACTACATTGAAGAACTCAATCGGCATCTTAC AGCTACCGTTACGAACTTGGAAACCAAGGTAGAAAGTCTGACCACTACCAATGCCCTAATGCGAGAAGATTTAGCCATTCACAAGGCTTTATTAGCCAAGGCTCTCGAGGATAATAAACGCCTGAGTCTTCAGGTTTCACCCATATCcaactcaaatcaaaatgattcttCGCTCCCTGTCCAATTAGAG AACAGCCCAGTACCAGCCAAAGAAAACCACTCAGACTTGAAAAATCAACTCCAGAATGTGACCCAGAAAAAGGAGAATGCCGAGCAAGAGCTCAAGCTACAG ATAAGCATGAAGGCggaaatggaaatggccaTGAAACTATTAGAGCGTGACGTACACGAGAAGCAAGATACGATAATCGGACTACGAGATCAGTTAGAGGAAATCAAGGACATCAATTTGGACATGTACACGAAACTCCAG gAATGTGAAAAGTCCCTTGGGATGAAATCGATTTTGATCTCCAAATTGGAGGGAAAATGCTCCTCTGTGTCAGATATACTTGAAAAGGCAGATACTAA GCTGTCGAGGTTGGAGGCTGAGAACGCCCGTATGAGAATGGATCGAACAAATTTCGAGAGCCAATCTGCCCAACAACGTCAAGAGAtgcttcaattaaaggcagatCTTGAGATTGAGAGGGAATGGAGAAAACGATTGGAGATCTCCAATCGACGAGATCGAGCTACTCTCCAAGATCTCACTCGGGAGAATGAAATCTTGAAACAAGTTGAAAAA cATCATTGTCGAAGTTGTGGACGTATCTTCTGCGTGGCTTGCAGCGATAATAAGCTAGCGCTGCCTTCATCGTCCCAACCCGTTCGAGTTTGCGATATTTGTTATTGGGAGATTATGCAACACGGAACAATATAG